CACAACCATTGTGAGCGCACCCCTTCATAGTTTTGTGACCCTCAGCACAGGCTTCCGAGCAATAGCTTTTACCGCCCTTTTTAATTGCATCTTCTAGGGAAACGATACATAAACAAGTTGGACAAGCACACTTCATCATTGTGACAGTACTCATAGCTGCCTCCCACTATTACTTGCCCTAATTATAATGCATGAACAGGTATTCAGTATAAAAGTGTGAAGGTACATTGTCAGAGAATCACTGTTTTCCGCAAAGCAAGTACTACAAAATAGTTGGTTATCCCATACCGTTCCCTACGACTCTCGAAGTTTTGATAAAGCACCTTGGCTGAATAAAATTTTGTTGGATAATAATCAAAGAATATTTTAATTATCTAAAAAGAAAAAACAAAATATGAAAAGATGAATAATGATTAAGAAAATAGATAAAGTTTTAGCTGGAATAACTAAATATTCTACCAAGGAAAAATTGCCGGATAGGGTTCAAGAAGCAATGAGTAATGAGTAGTGAGATTGATTTACCAGTCAAGGAAACTTTGACTAATTGTAAACTTCTCAGTGCTTTACGTAAGTTTTCCCAAGCTTTAGCAACTCTTCAAAAGATTTCCAGCAAAAATTACCTGGCATAGTGGAATTTTGATCTAAATAATAGGATTAGCGTACAACGCTACCCGTTATTCTTCGTGCAGCGAGTTGACAGCGAATGAGCTACTGCTTAAATCCTAACTGTCCCAATCCAGAAAATTCAGCCTTTAGCGACAGGTGCCTGTCTTGCGGTTCGCTACTGCTGTTGCGCGATCGCTATCGGGTACTGCAATCCCTCGGTCAAGGTGGCTTTGGTGCAACTTTTCTGGCTCAAGATGAAGCCCTACCTGGAGAGCCAAGTTGTGTCATCAAACAATTACGTCCCTCTGGAAGTTCAGCCCATGTTTTGCAAATGGCACGGGAACTATTTGAACGGGAAGCCGTCACTTTAGGTCAAATAGGCAACCACCCCCAGGTGCCACGTCT
The Calothrix sp. 336/3 DNA segment above includes these coding regions:
- a CDS encoding metallothionein, with amino-acid sequence MSTVTMMKCACPTCLCIVSLEDAIKKGGKSYCSEACAEGHKTMKGCAHNGCGCQ